The genomic window CGCCCGCCCCCGCCGTCGTCCCGCCCGTGCGGCTCGAGGTCCCGGCCCTCCGGGTCGACGCGCCGCTGGAGGAGTCCGGCGTCCGTCCCGACGGGCAGATGGCGCTGCCCGACGACGTCGGCCGGGCCGGCTGGTACCGCTTCGGGCCGGTGCCCGGCGCCCCCGGGTCGGCGGTCCTCGCGGGCCACGTCGACGACGCCGAGCAGGGCCTCGGCGAGCTCGCCCCGCTGCGGGAGGCCGAGCCGGGGCAGGAGGTCCTGGTCACCGACGCCGCGGGCGCGACGACCCGCTGGCGGGTGGTCGCGCGCGAGCTGCTGGACAAGCAGGCGCTCCCGGTGGACCGGCTGTTCGCGCGCGCGGGGCCGCCGCGGCTGACGCTGGTCACCTGTGGCGGACCGTTCCTCCCCGACGTCGGCGGCTACCGCGACAACGTCGTCGTGGTCGCGGAGCCCCTCCCGTGACGGCCCTGCAGGAAGGCGACCGCGTGCGCTCGCGACGGCATAGGGTCGAGCGGGTGACCACCGAGGCCGAGCCCGCGCCGGCGGGCGCGGCCGGACCCGACGACGCCGAGGTCGGCCGCCGCTTCGCCGCCGGCGAGGAGCAGGCGCTGGCCTGGGCCTACGAGCGGTGGGCGGCGCAGGTGCACGGGATGGCGGTCCGCGCGTTCGGTCCCGGCCCCGACGCCGAGGACGTCACGCAGCAGGTCTTC from Geodermatophilus normandii includes these protein-coding regions:
- a CDS encoding class F sortase, with translation MRLEVPALRVDAPLEESGVRPDGQMALPDDVGRAGWYRFGPVPGAPGSAVLAGHVDDAEQGLGELAPLREAEPGQEVLVTDAAGATTRWRVVARELLDKQALPVDRLFARAGPPRLTLVTCGGPFLPDVGGYRDNVVVVAEPLP